A portion of the Fulvia fulva chromosome 1, complete sequence genome contains these proteins:
- a CDS encoding Maintenance of ploidy protein mob2, with the protein MSSWMNNLRNLGRGPSQQRSTPNQQPSGQPPSRGGNSSPSANSPSSLAPPTIPATPASPSLTVPMQNNEQAHQANQGHQGPKKNPPFFFREKLCGFIVKGNFMTLGAKPHMLEEGEWIAHQVVEQNRLLGGMVKMTQTEDRSTGVPVCNVKDCPTMSAGPVTWTWIDTRSQPINLPAPTYIKHIQTWVAGKIQDESLLPTNNFQTAPPLPDPQQVANDPNHWLGKSSGFPQRFETEVKMMYKQMFRIYAHLYWQHWLQFWDLSSHTHLNTCFIHFINVGRIFGLLTEKDTEAMQPLIDLWIARGDIPQVSVNGNVATPPTAASTTTTAAPPSASAANTQPPGAAPGSVS; encoded by the exons ATGTCGTCCTGGATGAACAATCT ACGCAACTTGGGACGTGGACCCAGTCAGCAACGCTCGACCCCGAACCAGCAGCCAAGCGGCCAGCCACCAAGCCGTGGCGGCAATTCGTCACCATCCGCAAACAGCCCATCTTCACTCGCACCACCGACCATCCCAGCAACACCTGCATCTCCCTCACTCACGGTCCCGATGCAGAACAACGAGCAAGCTCATCAAGCCAACCAGGGCCACCAAGGCCCCAAGAAAAACCCGCCGTTCTTCTTCCGCGAAAAGCTCTGCGGCTTCATAGTCAAAGGCAACTTCATGACACTTGGCGCAAAGCCCCACATGCTCGAGGAAGGAGAGTGGATCGCTCATCAAG TGGTTGAGCAAAACCGTCTTCTTGGCGGCATGGTCAAGATGACGCAGACTGAAGATCGCAGTACCGGCGTCCCCGTTTGCAACGTGAAGGACTGTCCAACAATGTCAGCCGGCCC CGTCACCTGGACATGGATCGACACTCGCTCGCAGCCCATCAACTTACCGGCCCCGACCTACATCAAGCACATCCAAACATGGGTGGCTGGCAAAATTCAAGATGAGAGCCTTCTGCCAACCAACAACTTTCAGACTGCTCCGCCGCTCCCCGATCCGCAGCAGGTTGCGAACGATCCAAATCACTGGCTGGGCAAGAGCTCTGGCTTCCCGCAGCGCTTCGAGACAGAAGTCAAGATGATGTACAAGCAGATGTTTCGCATCTACGCCCACCTCTACTGGCAGCACTGGCTGCAGTTCTGGGATCTGAGCTCTCACACCCATCTCAACACCTGCTTCATCCACTTCATCAATGTCGGCAGAATCTTCGGCCTGCTCACCGAAAAGGACACCGAGGCCATGCAGCCACTCATCGACCTGTGGATTGCCCGTGGCGACATACCCCAAGTGAGTGTGAACGGAAATGTCGCCACTCCTCCTACTGCTGCTTCGACTACCACTACCGCCGCTCCTCCATCGGCAAGTGCAGCCAACACTCAGCCCCCAGGTGCTGCGCCCGGCTCCGTGTCTTGA
- a CDS encoding putative feruloyl esterase B-2 yields MRFDVPLVFSACLAAASSAGIPRDDQPAVASRTGAFQLLRDQIAEIEEALRHALEELAGIYNGQLPPTDPPSRAPSTLTSSTSLNTQTAANQVSSSIDGLLSTLQAATSSLAFATPAHSSSITPTKAASTTSKIESTSTSTSSSAASSTASTESMGSTNSTPSTNGTTMAATSCAGLCSQLTFPSNLAASPVSCVPYAANETITITGGQRDVTCGTTITPEIDLCRVVLTVTTSPESEVYMEVWLPDGDSTWNGRTMSTDNSGVNGCVAFDDMQYVTGMGFAAIGDNGGHNSSSFDGSWFQGSNELILDWAGRARHASVVAGKAVVNQFYDEEAAYSYYIGCSAGGWQGMKSAQAYPEDFDGIIAGSSATDFNHLQAWSGRFVQLTGTGTSDARFLTQNDWVTVQSAILAQCDAPIDGVDDGILEDPTICDFDYTVLSNSTYGLTATQVDTVRKVFTELYDAEGNLLFPALLPGSQVDAFRLGQLSGSVQAISEDWYKYAVVNDSSWDALDMDQADYAEADQLDAYHGHVSGYDGDLSAFQSAGGKLLMYHGMADPLVSEGVAQRYYLKVAQTLGIGNSGMDEFLRLFRISGMAHCGVGGISGAGAWMFGQNEAAAGASVNVIDVLQDWVERDSAPETLRGTKFWYDTESLGIQFERDHCRFPYRTTYRSGDYTQPSSWGCDLIADWQECGVGAMPRLCNVDGSFDA; encoded by the coding sequence ATGCGCTTCGACGTTCCACTCGTTTTCTCTGCTTGCTTGGCTGCGGCCTCCTCTGCAGGGATACCTCGCGACGACCAGCCTGCTGTTGCCAGCCGCACCGGCGCCTTCCAGCTGCTTAGGGACCAGATAGCGGAGATCGAAGAGGCTCTGCGTCACGCCCTTGAGGAGCTCGCTGGCATCTATAATGGACagctcccgcctaccgaCCCTCCTTCACGAGCCCCAtcgactttaacctctagTACTTCTCTTAATACACAGACCGCTGCCAACCAAGTCTCCTCTTCGATCGACGGTTTACTTTCAACCCTTCAAGCCGCCACTTCCAGCCTTGCTTTCGCAACCCCTGCCCATTCTTCTTCCATCACACCAACGAAAGCAGCATCCACGACGTCTAAAATCGAGTCGACCTCTACTTCCACTAGTAGCTCTGCAGCGAGCTCGACGGCGAGCACGGAGTCAATGGGCTCAACGAACTCGACACCGTCGACCAACGGCACAACCATGGCAGCCACCAGTTGTGCGGGATTGTGCTCGCAACTTACATTCCCTTCGAATCTGGCTGCCTCTCCGGTATCTTGTGTACCATACGCTGCGAATGAGACCATCACGATTACTGGTGGTCAACGAGACGTCACTTGCGGCACAACCATCACTCCCGAGATTGACCTTTGCCGTGTGGTATTGACAGTCACCACAAGTCCAGAGTCTGAGGTCTACATGGAAGTATGGCTTCCCGACGGCGACAGCACCTGGAACGGACGCACCATGAGCACTGACAACTCTGGTGTCAATGGCTGCGTTGCTTTCGATGACATGCAGTACGTTACAGGCATGGGTTTTGCAGCCATAGGTGACAATGGTGGTCACAACTCTTCTTCTTTTGACGGTTCCTGGTTTCAGGGCTCCAATGAGTTGATTTTGGACTGGGCGGGTCGTGCACGACATGCTTCGGTTGTTGCTGGAAAAGCAGTCGTCAACCAGTTCTACGACGAAGAAGCAGCATATTCGTACTATATCGGCTGCTCTGCCGGGGGCTGGCAGGGAATGAAGTCAGCTCAAGCTTATCCCGAGGACTTTGACGGCATCATCGCAGGATCGTCTGCCACCGACTTCAACCATCTGCAGGCATGGAGTGGTAGATTTGTTCAGCTTACAGGAACTGGCACCAGCGATGCTAGGTTCTTGACCCAGAATGACTGGGTCACCGTTCAGTCAGCCATCTTGGCTCAGTGCGATGCGCCTATCGATGGTGTGGATGATGGGATCCTGGAAGACCCGACAATCTGCGACTTCGACTACACTGTACTTAGCAACTCCACCTACGGCTTGACTGCCACTCAAGTCGACACTGTCCGTAAGGTCTTCACTGAGCTTTACGACGCCGAAGGCAacctcctcttcccggcACTTCTCCCGGGCTCGCAAGTTGATGCGTTCCGCCTTGGCCAGCTCTCGGGTTCAGTTCAAGCCATCTCCGAGGACTGGTACAAGTACGCAGTCGTGAACGACAGCAGCTGGGATGCTCTCGATATGGACCAGGCCGACTACGCCGAAGCAGACCAGCTCGATGCCTACCACGGCCATGTCTCCGGCTACGATGGTGACCTCAGCGCTTTCCAGTCTGCTGGCGGCAAGCTCCTGATGTATCATGGCATGGCAGATCCTCTCGTCTCCGAGGGTGTTGCGCAGCGCTACTATCTCAAGGTCGCTCAGACTTTGGGCATCGGCAACAGCGGTATGGACGAGTTCTTGCGTCTCTTCCGCATCAGCGGTATGGCCCACTGCGGTGTCGGCGGCATCAGCGGTGCCGGCGCATGGATGTTTGGTCAGAACGAAGCCGCCGCCGGCGCCTCGGTCAACGTCATTGATGTTCTTCAGGACTGGGTCGAAAGAGACTCTGCACCGGAAACGCTCCGTGGCACCAAGTTCTGGTACGATACCGAGTCTCTCGGCATCCAGTTTGAGCGTGACCACTGCCGCTTCCCATACCGCACGACCTATCGTAGCGGCGACTACACTCAGCCATCGTCCTGGGGCTGCGACCTCATCGCCGATTGGCAGGAGTGTGGCGTTGGTGCCATGCCACGTTTGTGTAATGTCGATGGCAGTTTCGACGCGTAG
- a CDS encoding ENTH domain-containing protein — MSLANHRSHPAMSSSFEKSVKGGTKVKLAPPKSKYVEHILLATQSGEAGVAEVFRTLTHRLRDSTWTVAFKALIIVHLMIKEGVQDVTLSYLSVAPQQRLAINHFTDVQTQGQNIRVYAEYLLARAKAYERAKCDYVRGGEGRMKRLSVDKGLLRETEVVQDQIKALVKCDLLQNDVENEISLTAFRLLTRDLLDLYNVENEAVMNVLSHYFEMSRPDAERSIRIYKIFCKQTEQVVQYLSVARQFEYATRLEIPKLKHAPTSLAASLQEYLDDKDFEINRRQYLAEQDARKSGKSVSKPSQPASRPATTTATTTSKTWTPFDEDNKAAAKATTTQPTTGPKQDLIDFFESIDQNQQTMQTNPFLQQQQQQQAPQLQQQMPQMTGYQQPQQSVGYQHDPQQAMNGYGVNAPSTNSYGQPQPLQTQYTGAGFGGYGPQPTQQQTYTPTGFGQEQPQYANAPQQQTQPPVPLQPQSTNPFRQSMMATDSGFGALAQPQQQAQQPLHRQATNPFAKSTLQSLPENGPSPPPTQQQQKTASPFAPQPGHHPQPLQPQQTGTNPFARNVTPSQQPAASTTSPLQVQPTGSTNPFRQSMFVNQQTGQGWQHSQQTTMGGLESLETVPVFPRPGQTSQQQSPWG, encoded by the coding sequence ATGTCTCTCGCGAACCACCGCTCGCATCCCGCCATGTCGAGCTCCTTCGAGAAGTCGGTCAAGGGCGGCACCAAGGTCAAGCTCGCGCCGCCCAAGTCCAAGTACGTCGAGCACATCCTCCTGGCCACGCAGTCCGGCGAGGCGGGCGTTGCCGAGGTCTTCCGCACCCTCACCCACCGTCTGCGCGACTCGACATGGACGGTGGCCTTCAAGGCGCTCATCATCGTCCACCTGATGATCAAGGAGGGCGTGCAGGACGTCACCCTGAGCTATCTATCCGTTGCGCCCCAGCAGAGACTGGCCATCAATCACTTCACCGACGTCCAGACCCAAGGCCAGAACATCAGAGTCTACGCGGAATACCTGCTTGCCCGCGCGAAGGCATACGAGAGGGCCAAGTGCGACTATGTGAGGGGCGGTGAAGGCCGTATGAAGCGATTGTCTGTGGACAAGGGCCTCCTACGCGAGACCGAGGTGGTGCAGGACCAGATCAAGGCATTGGTCAAGTGCGATCTGCTGCAGAACGATGTGGAAAACGAGATATCCTTGACTGCCTTTCGTCTGCTTACGCGGGATCTGCTGGACTTGTACAACGTGGAGAATGAGGCCGTCATGAATGTCTTGAGCCACTACTTTGAGATGTCGCGGCCAGACGCAGAACGCTCGATCCGGATATACAAGATCTTCTGCAAGCAGACCGAGCAGGTGGTGCAGTATCTGAGCGTGGCACGGCAGTTTGAGTATGCCACGAGGCTCGAGATTCCGAAGCTCAAACATGCGCCCACGAGCTTAGCCGCTTCTTTGCAAGAGTATCTGGACGACAAAGACTTTGAGAtcaatcgacgacagtatCTCGCGGAGCAGGATGCCAGGAAAAGTGGCAAGTCTGTATCTAAACCTTCACAACCGGCTTCTCGGCCTGCCACCACCACCGCCACCACCACCAGCAAGACGTGGACGCCTTTCGATGAAGACAACAAAGCCGCGGCGAAAGCTACTACAACTCAACCCACAACAGGCCCTAAGCAAGACCTGATAGACTTCTTTGAATCAATAGATCAGAATCAGCAGACGATGCAGACAAATCCCTTCCTCCAGCAGCAACAGCAACAACAGGCTCCACAGCTGCAGCAACAAATGCCGCAAATGACAGGCTATCAGCAGCCTCAGCAGTCTGTAGGCTACCAACATGATCCGCAGCAAGCCATGAATGGCTACGGTGTCAATGCTCCCTCGACAAATTCTTATGGCCAGCCTCAGCCCTTACAAACACAATATACCGGTGCTGGATTTGGAGGCTACGGACCACAACCGACGCAGCAGCAAACGTATACGCCGACCGGCTTTGGTCAAGAGCAACCGCAATACGCAAACGCGCCGCAGCAGCAGACACAGCCCCCTGTGCCATTGCAACCACAGTCCACTAATCCTTTCCGCCAATCCATGATGGCCACCGATTCAGGATTCGGTGCACTTGCGCAACCACAACAACAAGCCCAGCAGCCCCTTCATCGGCAGGCAACCAACCCCTTCGCCAAGAGCACCTTGCAGTCACTTCCTGAGAACGGCCCTTCACCGCCGCCAACACAGCAGCAACAAAAGACAGCTTCTCCATTTGCGCCTCAGCCTGGACATCATCCTCAGCCGTTGCAGCCACAGCAGACCGGCACAAATCCATTCGCGCGAAACGTGACACCATCGCAGCAACCAGCCGCCTCGACCACCTCGCCGCTGCAGGTACAACCTACTGGCAGCACGAATCCTTTTCGCCAGTCAATGTTTGTAAATCAGCAGACTGGCCAAGGATGGCAACATTCGCAGCAGACAACGATGGGCGGATTGGAAAGTCTGGAGACAGTGCCCGTGTTTCCACGACCTGGACAGACATCACAGCAGCAATCGCCTTGGGGATGA
- a CDS encoding Ubiquitin-conjugating enzyme variant MMS2, with the protein MGAKVPRNFRLLEELEKGEKGLGAEACSYGLDEGDDLLMTNWNGTILGPPHSVHENRIYSLKIICGSNYPDSPPEVTFISKVNLPCLDQRTGKVDLTKLPTLSTWKRDFTMETVLIEIRRYMAAPANKKLPQPPEGTNF; encoded by the exons ATGGGAGCGAAAGTACCGCGCAACTTTCGTCTGCTAGAGGAGTTGGAGAAGGGCGAGAAAGGCTTGGGTGCTG AGGCATGCTCGTACGGCCTAGACGAGGGCGATGATCTTCTCATGACCAACTGGAACGGCACCATTCTTGGTCCACCCCAC AGCGTCCACGAGAACAGAATATACTCCCTCAAGATCATATGTGGATCAAACTATCCAGACTCACCACCAGAGGTCACTTTCATCAGCAAGGTCAACCTTCCGTGCCTCGATCAGCGTACTGGCAAG GTCGACCTCACGAAGCTTCCAACACTCAGCACATGGAAGCGCGACTTCACCATGGAAACGGTGCTCATCGAGATCCGACGATACATGGCTGCACCAGCGAACAAGAAGTTACCTCAGCCACCTGAAGGAACAAACTTCTAA
- a CDS encoding Pre-mRNA-splicing factor cwc22, protein MAAKIQSAVRLPTPEPGDAAAESVAAESSRKRSFISRSPSPRREAPALRRRSHSPSRSRSRSRSRSPATAARNGRATGTGNGTGPLPRDVDRERARERARQLELRQREEADIKPAKPLTDAEKQAAAKAEYDRLLDMRSGGTYIPPARLKALQAQITDKTSKEYQRMAWEALKKSINGLINKVNASNIKHIVPELFNENLVRGRGLFCRSIMKAQAASLPFTPIFAAMVAIVNTKLPQVGELLINRLIIQFRKAFKRNDKSVCHSSTTFIAHLINQQVAHEMLAAQMLLLLLHKPTNDSVEIAVGLMKEVGQHIEEMNSQIALAVYDQFRSILHEGDIDKREQYMIEVLFQIRKDKYKDHPAVREELDLVEEEDQITHRPGLDDQLTTEDGLNIFKFDSDFEANEEAYRKLKAEILGEAEGSDEEDEEDGSDESSEEDEEDAAEKALEIKDQSNTDLVNLRRSIYLTIMSSGTFEEACHKLMRISLPTGREDELPSMIIECCSQERTFNKFFGLIGERFCKLNRLWLDLFQDMFTKYYETIHRYETNRLRIIAQFFGHLLSADAIGWHVFHVVKLNEEDTTSSSRIFVKILIEELAQGVGMKSLQERFMDDALQPALAGIFPIDNPKNTRFSINFFTAIGMGPLTEGMREWLKNAPKPAPVPLPPAKSPTPSSRGRSESASSYSSYSSYSSRSDSRSQSRSRSRSRSRPRSRSRSRSRSRSRTPPRHAARGRSYSRSPPPKKSNANARSPSRSPVRRRRSTSYPALKRNSVSRSPPPRRRRRDNSYSRSPTPPRRRTSPAISRSPPRGRTASRSVSPPRGKGSAATARLPPPSTRGRSVDSYGSRSPSRSCSRPRRAPAPKRRRNTSSPESVRSRSPPRRNQPRPSKTQKPALKAPEDELSHIHPSRRGLMGSSGGTRR, encoded by the coding sequence ATGGCGGCGAAAATCCAGTCGGCTGTGCGACTGCCAACACCGGAGCCTGGCGACGCGGCGGCAGAGTCTGTAGCAGCCGAAAGCTCGCGAAAACGAAGTTTCATATCGCGCTCACCATCACCACGCCGCGAGGCCCCAGCGCTGCGACGACGATCTCACTCGCCGTCACGTTCACGATCACGCTCACGCTCACGTTCACCAGCCACAGCAGCACGGAATGGGCGAGCGACTGGGACTGGGAATGGGACTGGACCGCTCCCTCGAGATGTCGATCGCGAGCGGGCCAGGGAACGAGCACGGCAGCTGGAACTGCGGCAGCGGGAAGAGGCAGACATCAAACCCGCGAAACCGCTCACCGACGCCGAGAAGCAGGCCGCGGCCAAGGCAGAGTACGATCGACTGCTCGACATGCGATCAGGAGGCACATACATTCCACCGGCCCGACTGAAAGCCCTCCAGGCCCAGATCACCGACAAAACCTCGAAAGAGTACCAGCGCATGGCATGGGAAGCGCTGAAGAAGTCGATCAACGGCCTGATCAATAAGGTCAACGCCTCCAACATCAAACACATCGTGCCTGAGCTGTTTAACGAGAACCTCGTCCGAGGCAGAGGCCTCTTTTGCAGAAGCATCATGAAGGCGCAGGCTGCCAGCTTGCCGTTCACCCCTATTTTTGCCGCCATGGTGGCTATCGTCAACACGAAACTGCCTCAAGTCGGCGAGCTTCTGATCAACAGACTGATCATCCAGTTCCGCAAAGCCTTCAAGCGCAACGACAAGAGTGTATGTCATAGCAGCACGACCTTCATAGCCCACCTAATCAATCAGCAAGTCGCCCACGAGATGCTTGCTGCTCAGATGCTGTTGCTGTTGCTTCACAAGCCGACAAACGACAGTGTGGAGATCGCGGTAGGGCTCATGAAGGAGGTCGGTCAACACATTGAGGAGATGAACTCACAGATCGCACTTGCTGTGTACGATCAGTTCAGAAGCATTCTGCATGAAGGTGACATTGACAAGCGAGAGCAATACATGATCGAAGTCTTGTTCCAGATCAGAAAGGACAAGTACAAAGACCATCCAGCTGTGCGCGAAGAGCTTGATCTCGTCGAAGAAGAGGACCAGATCACGCATCGGCCTGGACTGGATGACCAGCTGACTACCGAAGACGGCTTGAACATCTTCAAGTTCGACTCTGATTTCGAGGCCAACGAAGAGGCGTATCGCAAGCTGAAGGCAGAAATTCTTGGCGAAGCTGAAGGCAGCGATGAAGAAGATGAAGAAGATGGCTCGGACGAGAGCAGCGAAGAAGACGAAGAAGACGCTGCGGAGAAGGCCCTGGAGATCAAGGATCAATCCAATACGGACCTGGTAAACCTGCGCCGTTCGATCTATCTCACCATCATGTCATCGGGCACCTTTGAGGAAGCGTGCCACAAGCTGATGCGTATAAGCTTACCTACTGGCCGCGAGGACGAGCTTCCCTCCATGATCATCGAATGTTGCAGTCAGGAGCGTACCTTCAACAAATTCTTTGGGCTCATCGGTGAACGCTTTTGCAAGCTGAATCGCCTGTGGCTGGACCTTTTCCAGGATATGTTCACAAAATATTACGAGACCATACACCGGTACGAAACGAACCGCCTTCGAATTATTGCGCAATTCTTTGGCCATCTCCTGTCTGCTGATGCAATCGGCTGGCACGTCTTCCATGTGGTCAAACTGAACGAGGAAGATACGACAAGCTCTAGTCGTATCTTTGTCAAGATCTTGATCGAGGAACTTGCACAGGGCGTTGGCATGAAGTCTTTGCAAGAGCGCTTCATGGACGATGCCCTGCAACCAGCCTTAGCAGGCATATTTCCAATCGACAACCCGAAGAACACTCGTTTCAGCATCAACTTCTTCACGGCCATCGGCATGGGTCCTCTGACTGAGGGCATGCGAGAGTGGTTGAAGAACGCACCCAAGCCAGCACCAGTGCCACTGCCACCGGCCAAGAGTCCTACACCCAGCAGCAGAGGACGCAGCGAGAGTGCCAGTAGTTACAGTAGCTACTCGAGCTATTCGTCTCGATCAGACTCACGGTCACAGTCACGGTCACGGTCACGGTCACGGTCACGGCCACGGTCACGGTCACGGTCACGGTCACGGTCACGGTCACGGACTCCACCAAGGCATGCTGCCAGAGGTCGAAGCTACTCGCGTTCTCCTCCCCCGAAGAAAAGCAACGCGAACGCTCGCTCGCCTTCACGCTCTCCAGTGCGAAGACGCCGTTCAACGTCTTACCCAGCACTCAAGCGAAACAGTGTGTCACGAAGTCCGCCACCAAGGCGTCGCCGGCGGGACAATTCTTACTCCAGATCTCCTACTCCGCCTCGACGCAGAACGTCACCTGCTATCTCCCGATCACCACCGCGAGGTCGCACAGCCAGTCGCTCTGTCTCCCCACCTCGGGGTAAAGGTAGTGCAGCAACAGCTCGCTTACCACCGCCCAGCACGAGAGGTCGAAGCGTTGACAGCTATGGCTCCCGCTCGCCATCTCGATCCTGCTCGCGACCAAGGCGTGCACCAGCTCCCAAGAGGAGGAGAAATACCAGCAGTCCCGAGTCGGTACGGTCAAGATCTCCGCCACGTAGGAACCAACCTCGGCCAAGCAAGACACAAAAGCCAGCGCTCAAGGCTCCCGAGGACGAATTGTCTCATATCCATCCTAGCCGAAGAGGCTTGATGGGCAGCAGTGGAGGCACGCGTCGCTAG